A window of Halobellus sp. LT62 contains these coding sequences:
- a CDS encoding tRNA uridine(34) 5-carboxymethylaminomethyl modification radical SAM/GNAT enzyme Elp3 gives MSTDADAEGGDAEAEPTETEAFRRTCEDLVERILDGDVGRDDLESAKLDACSTHSSPKVPKNVEILQHAPKGRREEVKEVVRRKPVRTASGVSPVAIMTSPHMCPHGKCLYCPGGPASEFDSSQSYTGHEPAAARGEQNEYDPYGQVTLRLEQLRHIGHPVDKVELILMGGTMTARSHDYQEWFVKRALEALNDYDLGSEPRPAEDQSFKPDPADVDFRYVEDVIAENETADIRNIGTTFETKPDWCDPEQIDRMLGLGATKVEVGVQTTYERINREMHRGHGVQASIDANRRLRDSGFKVGFHMMPGQPGMTKEMILEDFRQLFEREEYRPDYLKIYPTLVVRGTRVYDQWRRNEFDPLGNEEAAEIVAEVMGMIPEYTRLQRVQRDIPADFIDAGVWKSNLRQLAQQRADEQGIEVRDIRAREAGMNDADPDPERVELNVKTYDVAGGTEHFLAFEDSVEDLLVGFCRLRFPNDPVRRELEDAAIVRELHVYGSEAGIGSGEGEWQHKGYGRRLIRRAEELAADAGYRDLAIISGIGAREYYREKLGYHQDGPYVSKRLS, from the coding sequence GTGAGCACCGACGCCGACGCAGAAGGCGGGGACGCCGAAGCGGAGCCCACCGAAACGGAGGCGTTCCGGCGCACCTGCGAAGACCTCGTCGAGCGGATCCTCGACGGGGACGTCGGCCGCGACGACCTCGAATCGGCGAAGCTCGACGCCTGCTCGACGCATTCCTCGCCGAAGGTCCCGAAGAACGTCGAGATACTCCAACACGCGCCGAAGGGCCGACGCGAGGAGGTCAAGGAAGTCGTCCGACGCAAACCCGTCCGGACCGCCTCGGGCGTCTCGCCGGTCGCGATAATGACCTCTCCGCATATGTGCCCGCACGGGAAGTGCCTGTACTGTCCCGGCGGCCCGGCCTCGGAGTTCGACTCCTCGCAGTCCTACACCGGCCACGAGCCCGCCGCCGCCCGCGGCGAGCAGAACGAGTACGATCCGTACGGGCAGGTGACGCTCCGACTCGAACAACTCAGACACATCGGCCACCCCGTCGACAAGGTCGAACTCATCCTGATGGGCGGAACGATGACCGCGCGGAGTCACGACTACCAAGAGTGGTTCGTCAAGCGCGCGCTGGAGGCGCTGAACGACTACGACCTCGGTTCGGAGCCGCGGCCCGCGGAGGATCAGTCGTTCAAGCCCGATCCCGCGGACGTCGACTTCCGCTACGTCGAGGATGTCATCGCCGAGAACGAGACGGCCGACATCCGCAACATCGGCACGACCTTCGAGACGAAGCCCGACTGGTGCGACCCCGAGCAGATCGACCGAATGCTCGGTCTCGGAGCGACGAAGGTCGAAGTCGGCGTGCAGACGACCTACGAGCGGATCAACAGAGAGATGCACCGCGGCCACGGCGTGCAGGCGTCGATCGACGCGAACCGTCGGCTCCGAGACTCCGGGTTCAAGGTCGGCTTCCATATGATGCCGGGACAGCCGGGGATGACCAAGGAGATGATTCTGGAGGACTTCCGGCAGCTCTTCGAGCGGGAGGAGTACCGCCCGGACTACCTCAAGATTTACCCGACGCTCGTCGTCCGCGGGACGCGCGTGTACGACCAGTGGCGGCGCAACGAGTTCGACCCCCTCGGCAACGAGGAGGCCGCCGAGATCGTTGCCGAGGTTATGGGGATGATCCCCGAGTACACGCGCCTGCAGCGGGTCCAGCGCGATATCCCCGCCGATTTCATCGACGCGGGAGTTTGGAAATCGAATCTCCGACAGCTCGCCCAGCAGCGCGCCGACGAACAAGGGATCGAAGTGCGGGACATCCGCGCCCGCGAGGCCGGGATGAACGACGCAGACCCCGACCCCGAGCGGGTCGAGTTGAACGTCAAGACGTACGACGTCGCCGGCGGTACCGAGCACTTCCTCGCGTTCGAGGACTCAGTCGAGGACCTGCTCGTCGGCTTCTGTCGGCTCCGCTTCCCGAACGATCCCGTTCGCCGCGAACTCGAAGACGCCGCGATCGTCCGAGAACTCCACGTCTACGGTAGCGAGGCCGGAATCGGTAGCGGCGAGGGCGAGTGGCAGCACAAGGGCTACGGACGCCGCCTGATCCGTCGCGCGGAGGAGCTCGCCGCCGACGCGGGCTACCGTGACCTCGCGATCATCTCCGGCATCGGTGCGCGAGAGTACTACCGCGAGAAGCTGGGCTACCATCAGGACGGTCCCTACGTCTCGAAGCGACTGTCCTGA
- a CDS encoding cryptochrome/photolyase family protein: MQIHWHRRDLRASDNRALAAAAKAVNPEDPVDAPGGPVLPVFVFDDDVLEHAAPARVRYLLDSLAKLREWYRDRGSDLVVAHGDPRDVIPDLAVECDADRVIWNADYSGLATERDADVRRALDEVDVARKSFHDAIFHEPGSITTNEGEYYSVFTYFWKKWRDREKPDPLPAPDADALAPAPDKSSIDAVSESLPTIGDLGFEDPDADVQAAGTEAARERLADFCADGIFRYEEDRDYPTRGAVSHLSPDLKFGTIGIREVYAATEDAAAAADDDAESASVEEFQSQLAWREFYAHVLFYNPEVVTENFREYEHDIEWWNDPEELRAWKAGETGYPIVDAGMRQLKAEAYIHNRVRMIVASFLTKDLLVDWREGYDHFRSHLADHDTANDNGGWQWAASTGTDAQPYFRIFNPMTQGERYDPDAEYIKTYVPELRDVDAGLIHEWHELSPTQRARTAESYPAPIVDHGERREAALEMFEAARGGD, encoded by the coding sequence ATGCAGATCCACTGGCACCGCAGGGACCTCCGGGCGTCTGACAACCGTGCGCTCGCGGCGGCGGCCAAGGCAGTCAACCCCGAAGACCCCGTTGACGCCCCCGGCGGCCCGGTTCTCCCGGTCTTCGTCTTCGACGACGACGTGCTCGAACACGCCGCCCCGGCCCGCGTCCGGTACCTGCTCGATTCGCTCGCAAAACTGCGCGAGTGGTACCGCGATCGCGGATCGGATCTCGTCGTCGCACACGGGGACCCGCGGGACGTCATCCCCGACCTCGCCGTCGAGTGCGACGCCGACCGCGTGATCTGGAACGCCGACTACTCCGGGCTCGCCACCGAGCGCGACGCCGACGTCCGGCGGGCGCTCGACGAGGTCGACGTCGCCCGGAAATCGTTTCACGACGCGATCTTCCACGAACCGGGATCGATCACGACGAACGAGGGCGAGTACTACTCCGTGTTCACGTACTTCTGGAAGAAGTGGCGCGATCGCGAGAAGCCGGATCCGCTTCCCGCGCCCGACGCCGACGCGCTTGCGCCAGCCCCGGATAAATCGAGTATTGACGCCGTCAGCGAGTCGCTCCCGACCATCGGGGATCTCGGATTCGAAGACCCCGACGCCGACGTCCAAGCGGCGGGGACCGAGGCCGCGCGGGAGCGACTCGCCGACTTCTGTGCGGACGGCATCTTCCGATACGAGGAGGACCGCGACTACCCGACTCGGGGGGCGGTGTCGCACCTATCTCCGGATCTGAAGTTCGGCACCATCGGGATCCGAGAGGTGTACGCGGCGACCGAAGACGCGGCCGCGGCGGCCGATGACGACGCCGAGTCAGCGTCGGTCGAGGAGTTCCAATCGCAACTCGCGTGGCGGGAGTTCTATGCACACGTGCTCTTTTACAACCCGGAAGTTGTCACGGAGAACTTCCGAGAGTACGAACACGACATCGAGTGGTGGAACGATCCCGAGGAGTTGCGCGCGTGGAAAGCGGGCGAGACCGGCTATCCGATCGTCGACGCCGGGATGCGACAGCTGAAGGCCGAGGCGTACATACACAACCGCGTCCGGATGATCGTCGCGTCCTTTCTCACGAAGGACCTCCTCGTCGACTGGCGCGAGGGGTACGACCACTTTCGATCCCACCTCGCCGATCACGACACCGCCAACGACAACGGCGGCTGGCAGTGGGCCGCCTCCACGGGGACGGACGCGCAGCCGTACTTCCGCATCTTCAATCCGATGACGCAGGGCGAGCGATACGATCCCGACGCGGAGTACATCAAAACGTACGTGCCCGAACTGCGCGACGTCGACGCCGGGCTGATCCACGAGTGGCACGAGCTGTCGCCGACGCAGCGCGCCCGAACCGCCGAGTCGTATCCTGCCCCGATCGTCGACCACGGCGAGCGCCGGGAGGCCGCGTTGGAGATGTTCGAGGCGGCCCGCGGCGGAGACTGA
- a CDS encoding SipW-dependent-type signal peptide-containing protein — MTEKFEISRRKALTGLGTIGVASAGAGLGTSALFSDTESFEDNTIQAGSFSMTVELLDLPDAVDQDGMGPDEDDWYSEGTDNGGMVGASLNISDLKPGDTYKFCWCIRIHDNPGVVRAYIPWNSVSHATGHDNLGLEASDLPGVDTNSDFETLLGSEDITVKKNLFVCEEENGDPVKGAQILENDITYDPDDSDTYAHDGGLGNWVTSLSDNEFTSQDGVPIGGHDGVGSKVDGDLDEGDSDYIVIGPSDYESTHFEAVAYCMEIKVSKDAGNELQGASASFDLQFRGEQARHNDHPFSSDLATRPWDDHSDWDDLPS, encoded by the coding sequence ATGACAGAGAAGTTCGAGATATCGCGGCGGAAAGCACTGACCGGACTCGGAACCATCGGCGTCGCGTCGGCGGGCGCTGGACTCGGCACGAGCGCGCTGTTCAGTGACACGGAATCGTTCGAGGACAACACCATCCAAGCGGGATCCTTCTCGATGACGGTCGAGTTGCTGGACCTCCCGGATGCGGTCGATCAGGACGGAATGGGGCCCGACGAGGATGACTGGTATTCGGAGGGTACCGACAATGGCGGAATGGTGGGCGCGAGCCTCAATATCTCCGACCTCAAGCCCGGAGACACCTACAAGTTCTGCTGGTGCATCCGCATCCACGACAACCCCGGCGTCGTGCGGGCGTACATCCCGTGGAACTCAGTCTCTCACGCCACCGGTCACGATAACCTCGGGCTCGAGGCCAGCGATCTCCCGGGCGTCGATACCAACAGCGACTTCGAGACGCTGCTTGGCTCGGAGGACATCACGGTCAAAAAGAACCTATTCGTCTGTGAGGAGGAAAACGGAGATCCCGTCAAGGGAGCTCAGATTCTCGAGAACGACATCACCTACGACCCGGACGACTCCGACACCTACGCCCACGACGGCGGGCTCGGCAACTGGGTCACCAGCCTCTCTGACAACGAGTTCACGAGCCAAGACGGCGTCCCGATCGGCGGCCACGACGGCGTCGGTTCGAAGGTCGATGGAGATCTCGACGAGGGCGATTCCGACTACATCGTCATCGGCCCGAGCGACTACGAATCGACGCACTTCGAGGCGGTCGCCTACTGTATGGAGATCAAGGTCTCCAAAGACGCGGGCAACGAACTCCAAGGTGCGTCGGCTTCCTTCGACCTCCAGTTCCGCGGCGAGCAGGCGCGGCACAACGACCACCCATTCAGCTCTGATCTCGCCACGCGACCGTGGGACGATCATTCCGACTGGGACGACCTCCCGAGCTAA
- a CDS encoding DUF5827 family protein — protein sequence MPKPKSAFETLYPYRLYEPEDVLDPEKMYTVPEIARLLQGLDPDAQLDADTEDRVVVWTIPWLMAHAEELVINDPVGDEPGYFGVASDDRPPQEIPENADE from the coding sequence ATGCCGAAACCGAAGTCCGCCTTCGAGACGCTCTATCCCTACCGACTGTACGAACCCGAAGACGTACTCGATCCCGAGAAGATGTACACCGTGCCGGAGATCGCCAGACTGCTGCAGGGCCTCGATCCCGACGCGCAGTTGGACGCGGACACCGAAGACCGAGTGGTCGTGTGGACGATCCCGTGGCTGATGGCCCACGCCGAGGAGTTGGTGATCAACGACCCCGTCGGCGACGAGCCCGGGTATTTCGGCGTCGCAAGCGACGATCGACCGCCGCAGGAGATCCCCGAGAACGCGGACGAGTGA
- a CDS encoding DJ-1/PfpI family protein, which translates to MEIGIVLYDGFDELDAIGPYEVFEYALSNGADATVTLYALDEREWVTASHGLRVGVDGVLPPADADDRPELLVVPGGGWVAKPPEASAWAEAQKGALPDAIASYHESGATLAAVCTGGMLLAAAGVIDGQRAITHGGAIGELAESGAEIVRRRVVDDGDIVTAGGVTSGIDLALHIVEREFGAAIAEATATVMEYDRRTDPYARK; encoded by the coding sequence ATGGAAATCGGGATCGTGCTGTACGATGGGTTCGACGAACTCGACGCGATCGGGCCGTACGAGGTGTTCGAGTACGCCCTCTCGAACGGCGCAGACGCCACGGTGACGCTGTACGCGCTCGACGAACGGGAGTGGGTGACCGCGAGCCACGGACTTCGCGTCGGCGTCGACGGGGTGCTACCTCCCGCAGACGCGGATGACCGCCCCGAGCTACTCGTCGTTCCGGGCGGCGGCTGGGTCGCCAAGCCGCCGGAGGCGAGCGCGTGGGCGGAGGCGCAGAAGGGTGCTCTCCCGGACGCGATCGCTTCGTATCACGAGTCGGGCGCGACGCTCGCCGCCGTCTGCACCGGCGGAATGCTGCTCGCGGCCGCCGGCGTGATCGACGGACAGCGCGCGATAACGCACGGCGGCGCGATCGGCGAACTCGCGGAATCCGGTGCCGAAATCGTCCGTCGGCGGGTCGTCGACGACGGCGATATCGTCACCGCCGGCGGAGTCACCTCGGGCATCGATCTCGCGCTGCACATCGTCGAACGCGAGTTCGGCGCGGCGATCGCCGAGGCAACCGCGACGGTGATGGAGTACGATCGCCGAACCGATCCGTACGCTAGAAAGTAA
- a CDS encoding GNAT family N-acetyltransferase: MNSERNPDTTHTDPEQSSRAGRTGVFVVASDTERRDAFAVRRAVFVDEQGVDEEIEWDEHDEPDADATHFVAYDDGDVVGAARFRVVDGDEPARADAAEGTTGKVERVAVAADRRGEDWGRELMDALESYAREQSVERLALHAQTHVREFYERLGYDAFGEEFEEAGIPHIEMEKDLP; encoded by the coding sequence GTGAACTCCGAGCGCAACCCGGACACGACGCACACGGACCCCGAGCAATCCAGCCGCGCGGGTCGAACCGGCGTATTCGTCGTCGCTTCCGACACCGAACGCCGCGACGCGTTCGCCGTCCGGCGCGCGGTTTTCGTCGACGAACAGGGGGTCGACGAGGAAATCGAGTGGGACGAACACGACGAACCGGACGCCGACGCGACGCACTTCGTCGCCTACGACGACGGCGACGTCGTCGGCGCGGCGCGCTTCAGAGTCGTCGACGGCGACGAACCAGCTCGCGCGGACGCTGCCGAGGGGACGACGGGAAAGGTCGAGCGCGTCGCCGTCGCAGCCGACAGACGCGGCGAAGACTGGGGTCGGGAACTGATGGACGCTCTCGAGTCGTACGCGCGCGAGCAATCCGTCGAACGCCTCGCGCTACACGCGCAGACACACGTTCGAGAATTCTACGAGCGACTCGGCTACGACGCCTTCGGCGAGGAGTTCGAGGAGGCCGGAATTCCGCATATCGAGATGGAGAAGGACCTGCCGTAG
- a CDS encoding DUF7344 domain-containing protein, which produces MSYPAIQGGQSLSETDIHDLLRNDRRRQTIKCLQSQGREVMLRDLAEEIAERETGESPAPRNIRDSVYISLHQSHLPKLDDARVVDYDRDRKTIALREHARTVDVYMEVVTKYGMTWASLYRTLGVSSLFLVVLALVEAPIVSAVGPLVIATVALAALAGSTLYQLWSRRWVYLNRLS; this is translated from the coding sequence ATGAGTTATCCAGCGATACAGGGCGGGCAGAGCCTTTCGGAGACGGATATTCACGATCTCCTCAGAAACGACCGACGTCGACAAACGATCAAGTGTCTGCAGTCGCAGGGGCGAGAAGTGATGCTGCGCGACCTCGCCGAAGAGATCGCAGAGCGGGAAACGGGGGAGTCACCGGCTCCGCGGAACATCCGCGACAGCGTGTACATCTCGCTGCATCAGAGTCACCTCCCTAAACTCGACGACGCCCGCGTCGTCGACTACGACCGCGACCGAAAGACGATCGCACTCCGTGAGCACGCGCGCACGGTCGACGTCTATATGGAAGTCGTCACGAAGTACGGGATGACGTGGGCGTCGCTTTACCGGACGCTCGGCGTGTCCTCGCTGTTTCTGGTCGTCCTCGCACTCGTGGAGGCACCGATCGTTTCCGCGGTCGGTCCGCTGGTCATTGCGACGGTCGCGCTCGCCGCGTTGGCCGGCTCGACGTTGTATCAACTCTGGTCGCGTCGGTGGGTCTACCTAAACCGGCTTTCGTAA
- a CDS encoding cold-shock protein, protein MANGKVDFFNDTGGYGFISTDDADDDVFFHMEDVGGPDLEEGQDVDFEIESSPKGPRATNLVRN, encoded by the coding sequence ATGGCAAACGGTAAGGTTGATTTCTTCAACGACACTGGCGGTTACGGTTTCATTTCGACGGACGACGCTGACGACGACGTTTTCTTCCACATGGAGGATGTCGGTGGCCCGGACCTCGAAGAGGGACAGGACGTCGACTTCGAGATCGAATCCTCGCCCAAGGGACCGCGCGCGACGAACCTCGTTCGTAACTAA
- a CDS encoding 6-hydroxymethylpterin diphosphokinase MptE-like protein, translating into MNFEIWEPIYESILADFGYPRDGDERARDAIAAYARPFDFDRLDCSGRSVAVVGAAPSLPSEVDRVADADRVFAASTAADVVSDAGFDVDLMVTDLDKNPETARSLTRDGTPVAAHAHGDNIPLIEEWVPRFESSQVIATTQAEPVAAVYNFGGFTDGDRAAFLADILGASELRFVGWDFDDPDVSPAKARKLRWAERLLHLLERLREERFSILDGRRDAIEPIPIE; encoded by the coding sequence ATGAACTTCGAGATATGGGAACCGATCTACGAGTCGATCCTCGCCGACTTCGGCTACCCCCGAGACGGCGACGAGCGCGCTCGCGACGCTATCGCCGCCTACGCGAGACCGTTCGACTTCGACCGGCTCGACTGTTCGGGCCGGAGCGTCGCGGTCGTCGGCGCTGCGCCGTCGCTCCCGTCCGAGGTCGACCGCGTCGCCGACGCCGACCGGGTCTTCGCGGCCTCGACGGCGGCAGACGTCGTCAGCGACGCGGGATTCGACGTCGATCTGATGGTCACCGATCTGGACAAGAACCCCGAGACCGCTCGGTCGTTGACGCGCGACGGGACGCCCGTTGCCGCGCACGCACACGGAGATAACATCCCGCTGATCGAAGAGTGGGTCCCCCGGTTCGAATCCTCGCAGGTCATCGCGACGACGCAGGCGGAACCGGTCGCCGCCGTCTACAACTTCGGCGGGTTCACCGACGGCGATCGGGCCGCTTTCCTCGCTGATATCCTCGGCGCGTCGGAGCTCCGGTTCGTCGGCTGGGACTTCGACGATCCGGACGTCTCGCCGGCGAAAGCGAGGAAACTTCGCTGGGCCGAGCGCCTACTCCACCTCCTCGAACGCCTCCGCGAGGAACGGTTTTCGATTCTCGACGGTCGCCGCGACGCGATCGAACCGATTCCCATCGAGTGA
- the sod gene encoding superoxide dismutase, whose amino-acid sequence MSYELDPLPYDYDALEPHISEQVLTWHHDTHHQGYVNGWNSAEETLEANREAGDFSSSAGAIRNVTHNGSGHVLHDLFWNSMSPEGGDAPTGALADRIEEDFGSYEAWKGEFEAAASAAGGWALLVYDSFSNQLRNVVVDKHDQGALWGSHPVLALDVWEHSYYHDYGPARGDFVENFFEVVDWEEPSARYEQAVELFE is encoded by the coding sequence ATGAGCTACGAACTCGATCCCCTTCCGTACGACTACGACGCGCTGGAACCGCACATCTCCGAGCAGGTCCTCACGTGGCACCACGACACCCACCATCAGGGCTACGTGAACGGCTGGAATTCGGCCGAGGAGACGCTCGAAGCGAACCGCGAGGCGGGCGACTTCTCCTCGTCGGCCGGCGCGATCCGGAACGTGACCCACAACGGCAGCGGTCACGTCCTCCACGACCTCTTCTGGAATTCGATGTCGCCGGAGGGCGGCGATGCGCCGACCGGCGCGCTCGCCGACCGCATCGAGGAGGACTTCGGCTCCTACGAGGCTTGGAAGGGCGAGTTCGAGGCCGCGGCGTCCGCCGCCGGCGGCTGGGCGCTTCTCGTCTACGACTCGTTCTCGAACCAGCTGCGCAACGTGGTCGTCGACAAGCACGACCAGGGCGCGCTCTGGGGCAGCCATCCGGTCCTCGCGCTGGACGTCTGGGAGCACTCGTACTACCACGACTACGGCCCGGCCCGCGGCGACTTCGTCGAGAACTTCTTCGAGGTCGTCGACTGGGAGGAACCCAGCGCCCGCTACGAGCAGGCTGTCGAACTCTTCGAGTAA
- a CDS encoding dihydropteroate synthase, producing the protein MRTVDAAGLEIGDEHPPRIMGVLNVSKESPYDPSVFDDPGDAAEYVDRELIDEGADIVDIGLESANKRFEVLSAEQELDRLDTAIETIESVSGDAVFSIETRYHEVADAALSRGFEMVNDICGFADPEMPRVCEDHDVAVAKMASPPDLSRPGAVESVDWAASNADGWAARNGTERERSRSYADDVYDALSLNGFTDKTIVDPAFGGWSEEKTLDDDRETFRRLREFRGLGYPILVSINRKNFLREIAGRSTEDALSVSLAATSMAVERGARVIRTHDVTETRDAALIGYEFARPRVRKSSERDDAHIAVEELDVTTTREAERHLERIGVESTSASNEAVVRAFELSGLSDAAVGRLSTAAADAGVTVVSTPTAVAGAKTDGGGRDRANAASGRVALLFGTPRAFDDLEALVREFEHDDGLRASLETIATGV; encoded by the coding sequence ATGCGAACTGTGGACGCCGCCGGACTGGAGATCGGCGACGAACATCCGCCGCGAATTATGGGCGTGCTGAACGTCTCGAAAGAGTCCCCCTACGACCCGAGCGTTTTCGACGACCCCGGAGACGCCGCCGAATACGTCGACCGCGAACTCATCGACGAGGGTGCCGACATCGTCGACATCGGGCTGGAATCCGCGAACAAGCGCTTCGAGGTACTCTCGGCCGAACAGGAACTCGACCGTCTCGACACGGCGATCGAAACGATCGAGAGCGTCTCCGGCGACGCCGTCTTCTCGATCGAAACGCGGTATCACGAGGTGGCGGACGCGGCGCTCTCCCGCGGTTTCGAGATGGTCAACGACATCTGCGGCTTCGCGGACCCCGAGATGCCGCGCGTCTGCGAGGACCACGACGTCGCGGTCGCGAAGATGGCTTCCCCGCCGGATCTCTCCCGGCCGGGCGCGGTCGAGTCCGTCGACTGGGCGGCGAGTAACGCCGACGGCTGGGCGGCACGTAACGGCACCGAACGGGAACGTAGCCGTAGCTACGCGGACGACGTCTACGATGCCCTCTCACTGAACGGGTTCACCGACAAGACGATCGTCGATCCCGCCTTCGGGGGGTGGTCCGAGGAGAAGACGCTCGACGACGACCGAGAGACGTTCCGCCGACTCCGGGAGTTCCGCGGACTCGGATATCCGATCCTCGTCTCGATCAATCGGAAGAACTTCCTCCGTGAAATCGCCGGGCGCTCGACGGAGGACGCGCTCTCGGTTTCGCTCGCCGCGACGTCGATGGCGGTCGAACGCGGCGCGCGCGTGATCCGGACCCACGACGTCACGGAGACGCGCGACGCCGCGCTCATCGGCTACGAGTTCGCCCGCCCGCGGGTTCGGAAGTCATCCGAACGTGACGACGCCCACATCGCCGTCGAGGAACTCGACGTGACGACGACGCGAGAGGCCGAACGACACCTCGAACGTATCGGTGTCGAGTCGACGTCGGCGTCGAACGAAGCGGTCGTGCGCGCGTTCGAGCTGTCTGGACTGTCGGATGCGGCTGTCGGTCGGCTCTCGACGGCCGCCGCCGACGCCGGCGTGACGGTCGTATCGACCCCGACGGCGGTGGCAGGGGCGAAGACCGACGGTGGCGGCCGTGACCGGGCAAACGCCGCCTCGGGTCGGGTCGCTCTCCTCTTCGGCACGCCGCGCGCGTTCGACGACCTCGAAGCGCTCGTTCGCGAATTCGAGCACGACGACGGCCTCCGCGCGTCGCTCGAAACGATCGCGACCGGTGTCTGA